In Candidatus Sysuiplasma acidicola, one DNA window encodes the following:
- a CDS encoding Lrp/AsnC family transcriptional regulator — translation MSAFELDRTDLSILRVLQENARKSYRDIARELGMSLNTVSSRVKKMEGEGVITGYSTIVDPSKTGFDMTAIIGIQISKGKLMDVQRKIAADRHISAVYDVTGEWDSIIIARFASRHDLNAFIKKVATMEYIERTLTQVVLNTVKESYLLPF, via the coding sequence ATGTCGGCGTTCGAGCTTGACAGAACGGATCTGTCAATACTGCGCGTTTTGCAGGAGAATGCAAGGAAGAGCTACAGGGACATAGCAAGAGAGCTTGGCATGTCTCTCAATACTGTTTCATCAAGAGTGAAGAAGATGGAGGGGGAGGGAGTCATAACAGGATACTCCACAATTGTTGATCCATCGAAAACCGGATTTGACATGACAGCCATCATCGGCATCCAGATTTCAAAGGGGAAACTGATGGATGTTCAGAGAAAGATTGCCGCTGACAGGCACATTTCGGCAGTGTATGATGTGACTGGAGAATGGGATTCCATAATAATCGCAAGATTTGCAAGCAGGCATGATCTGAATGCATTCATCAAGAAAGTGGCAACGATGGAGTACATAGAGAGGACGTTGACACAGGTCGTCCTTAACACTGTCAAAGAGTCATATCTTCTGCCATTCTGA